One Hevea brasiliensis isolate MT/VB/25A 57/8 chromosome 6, ASM3005281v1, whole genome shotgun sequence genomic window, ttctaagataataaattttataaataatatgtttatttattttttaataatattctataaatattaaaaatggaaTTAcgcatttaaaaattttttttatcacttgtatatattaaaaagtaattataatatttaaaattaaatatttttatattaaatttaaaaatattattaaaatttatataaatataatttaataaatattgaaaattttattttaaattattaaaatttaattaattaaatttatttatttatattaatatgtattatatttaattaatttttaataattcacTGACTAAATTATTGATCAACTGATTGAACCATTCACTGTCCGTCCAGTCTCTTCGCCCGGCTAACCTCCAAAGCCTGGTTTAATAATACTGGTTTAATGTGAAGATTCGAGTGCGTGGCAGAATATAGAAATGGTCCTTTACTGTTTTGCCAAGCATACTAAAGATTTGCTGGCGAGGTTCGCATGGTAAACTTATGCTATTTGCCGCCCAAAAATCTAATCTTGAAGAGTGGTCAACGGATGGGTGGGGTCTTGCCTTTGAATGGGTGAGGTCCAGTCTCGTTTCACTTGCTGTTTTAATCTGTGTTCTTTCCAAGCAAGAATCCCAACTTTCCCAACAACTTCCCTTTTCAAGTCTTCCTGAAAAATCCCATTTCCTCAATTCTCACCACAGAAAATAACAGAGGAAGCTTGCTTCTTTAACCTGAGTAAGTGTTTTTCTCTCTGTATTATTTACTTAAGActgtaatttcttttcttttctcttctttgctGGATGCTTTAACTAGAGTTTCATGAGTTTGAATCCTCTGTACCAAGGCCTAAATGATCTTTTAAATTTTGGGAATTGGGTTAAATGAGCAAAGCTTAGTTTATAGTCCTATTCCTGTAGTAATTTCAAGAACTGCTGGGAAGGAAAGGGCAGAGATTTCTAGTGAACAAAACCATGTTGCTTTGTTTTGGTGGTTCTTGTTATAATCTGAAATAAAGGGTTTCTATTAAAAGGAATAAAAAATTGAACTCTTTTTAGGTTTCCAAAGTTCGCCTGAAAACGTAAGTGAATTTTCTATTTAGTAAAGTTATGTGGTTGAATATTTTGTATTTGAATAGCGCCATAATTCGCTTGGTGAAGTGAATAAGTGAAAAGCCAAATGAACTGCATTATTGAGGCCATGCTATAGTGGCAAAAGATTCAACGATGAAAACCTGCAACTAGGAGGTTCCTGGGTATATTCCCACTAATACTGGGTTATTATTCTGGAGATATCTAATTGTTTGTTTGTATTATTTTGTCCTTTACAATGTACTTTGGCATTGTTCAATTGTAAATATAACAAATTTTGATGTATATCCAGTATTTGTAGCTTCAACTCTTATCTTTGGGGCTAAAAAAGCCAAACAGTGCAAAAGTGTAATCATTAAATTTTGTGCAACAGTGGATACAAGGATGGATGATGCTGATGGAAGACTAGAAATTTCTAGGGGAGGGGAGCCGAGTCTACATGAAATTGACATGAATCAAGAACCATATGAGGGTATGCTATTTGAGTCAGAAGAAACAGCTAAAGCATTTTATGATGATTATGCCAGACAAGTGGGGTTTTCAACGCGTGTTTTGTCTTCCCGAAAGTCAGAACGTGATGGATCACTCATCTCTCGGGGAATAGGTTGTAGAGGAGGTTCAGATGGTAGGAGAAGAGGTAAAAGCCATATGCAAGATAAGCAACAAGAAGGTTGCAAGGCTAAGCAACAAGAAGGTTGCAAGGCTATGATTTTGTTGAAAAGAGAGAAGCCTGGGAGATGGATTGTTAGAAAATTTTTGGGGGCCCATAATCACCCATTGGTAGATCAATTGCCAAAAAGTCGTCAAAAGCTTGTAAGTTTTTCATATTTATTAACACTACATCACTTTTGGAGATTGGAATCCTACTCTTATgaattctattaaaaaaaaaaaatcatagacAAGAGGAAGCTGTTGTATGTGCCTTTGTTCGATGAGCTTTTGTTCCTCTCCAATGATGTCTTAGTACTCAATTGCTTTTctttgttcaattttttttttcaaattttttcccTATTGGTTTACATGAAATCATGTTCTTTCTGTTGTGTAGTTACTAGTGATGTTATGTCTTGGTAATCTATTTTTGCTTGGATTTGTGGTTTATTTGCTTTTTGTTCACTTGAAGTTGGAATAGTGCCATTCTGGCAGATTGTAAAGTTTCCCACCTGAAACTTAGGCCCTTCAGTTTTGGAGTTAGTCTTCTTCTGAAAATTTTCTCATATTAGATACTCTTCATTTTATTAGAACAATAGCAGTGACCCGATTTATAGTTCAACATCAAGGGCTGTTCATTGCTACTACCCAAAGGAATTAGGACTTACAGAGCTGCTTCCTTAAAAATTATGACATAATACATAAATTTGGCCTAACTGTATTTCTTGATCATAGAAGGTGGTAGAGAGCAAGTCTCTTGAAAGAGTATAATGATGTAATTTTACTGGTCTTGAGAAGGTGTTGAAttgtttacttttttttttttttttgtttgattcCTGTGATCTTGTTGTTGTACTGCCTTCTTTATTTATATTAGTTGAAATTTTTTTTACTTATAGTGGGTgtgatattattataaaaaaaaaaaatcttttggcCTTCCTGCTTTTGGTTCTTTTTTCATTTCTCTTATGTATCTTATGTGtaatctctctttctcttttcttcttaGTTGTGTATGATGTTTGTGATACAGTCCATTATATGAGAAGGGGTCAAAAATATGATTCTGAATTCTCTGCCCTGTGAAGATAAACTCTTTAAACTCTTTCTATTTTCCAATTCCTTTTTGTAAAGAAAGAATGCTTCCAATGGATGCATACCTGTTAATTAGTATATGCTTATCTCATTTGTGAGAATGGTTCTCCTATTCAGGCAGGAATGATACAAATATACTAGAAAGGGAGAAGTTTGACAATGCTATTGCcacttaaatttaaatatttttgggTTTAGAATTTGTCCAAAGATTGCCTTTTATGTGTCATTCACTTGGTTTCCATGAGAAGGGAATATAGGATGAGGATGATAGATGCTCTAGGAGggaggaatagcaacaaaagttATTTGTTCTAATTTAACAGTTAGGATTATATTAAGGATCTTCATATCTAGCAAGTTGCTTTTAGCTGGTAGTTTCTGGTTTTGCAAGACAATGATCTATAAATGGGTAGCACATGAAGGTGCTGATGGACTGTATGAAGAATGGAAACTGTAGTTTGTGATGAAGGAACCTATAACTTATTTGTTCTACACTCTTGTTCAAGCTTGTTGATTAATtagtgataatatatatatatatatttttttgtagGATGAGAAGGATAAGAAGATTCAGGAATTAACTACAGAACTGCGCATTAAGAAACGGTTAAGTACCGCATATCGAGAACAGTTGCTTACATTTATGAAAGATGTTGAAGACCACAATGTTCACTTGTCAACAAAAGTTCAATTAATTTTTGACAATCTTAAAAAGCTTGAGGCAGAAAGGCAGGAGCTTTTACAACCCAAATAACTCCCACAAGCAGAGCTTACCCACATTTCTTCATACTAGTTAGTCTTGCCTCTTTGTTTATTTTAATTCTTTAGTAGACTAGGAGTAGTAGTAGTAGGATGTTCCATGGTTGTTGAATAGCTCTTTATTTGAAGTAAAAGAACTTCCACGTGCAGAGCATAATCATGCAGAGCATAACAACATTTCTTCATACTAGTTAGTCATGCCTTTATGTTCATTTTAATTCTCTTGTAGTGGTAGTAGGATTTTTTTGAATGTTCCATGGTTATTGAATAGCTCTCTATTTTCCTTTTGATGGTTTCTGATGTTGAAGGGATTAATGATGACAATTGGCTATTAACAGACCTGATGATATTAACTTAGTTGTTGTATATTTTTAAAATGTCATCGTATGACTTCTTCACCATTAGTTGTGACCTTGTCTCCTAATTTATGTTGTAATTTCTTTTATAATGGCAGATGCCAGCGTAGAAATTTTCAGAAATATTAAGAGTATGAATCAGGAAACTTGTTTTTAAGTTTTCACCTAGAAGCTTGAGTTTGTAAGTTGAGAGGTTGTTTAAAACATGAATCTCCGGTCAAATGAAAGCATCAAGTTTTCACCAGCATTTTGCTTAGGAAGCATACAATTTCAGATTTCCATTGCTTTCTTTACCCAATTATCTTTTTATCTTTCCATCTTCTTGTTGCAGAACAAGTATAGAACCTGACCAACAAAATCTAATGGAACATTCCTTAATGGGGACTGACCGACAAAAAAGCAGTGAAAGTTGCTTTCAGGATATCACAGTTACAGCAATAAGAGTAAATCAGTAGTCACCAATTTCATGGCTGTGTGGTTGCTCCTCCTTCCTGGGACGTGGAAGTTTGGATCTCCTAGATGGATGCAAAGAGGAAGCTGTATGATTATGTGCATGAACTAAGCATATTGAGAAGTTGCAGTGGATAATATTCTTCTGCTAGGTATATACTCACGCAATGCGGCTTCAAATTGGTTTTCATGCATACTCCAAAGGCAACAGTAACATTTCTGATTATCTTAGGGTTAATGATGGATGATTTGGTCCAATGTTTAAATGTTGAGTTTAAGTTAATTGCTTGAATTGAAATTTTCTTCATTCAGTGGATTGTTATATCTATGTTTATAGGAACAAGTGTGGTATGTGAATTGGGAGACCTTGGATATTTAAAGGATATCTATTTTGATTGATTATGAAGCTTAGGTATGTGAAATAAATAATTGCTTGATTATCAATAAGAAGTTACTGATACTTATTGATAATTAAGGCTCATcaatttattaataaaggcatataTAATAGAACGACAATACGTAGgtgccaaattttattatttgtcCATGCATGCACGCACAAACATAGTAGAATACGACAGTGATGAAACTTTAATATCTTAAACTAGGAGGAGATCTTCAAGATAATacaaatagaattttatttaCTCTGCAAGGACTTAATAAAGGAAACACAGTAGCTAGCCATCCAGTCGACTTCTTCAATAAATGTTTTAATTTCTCCCgaaaccaaagaaaaaaaaaaagtaaaattagcCAATTGACCAAGGACAATCCCCCCagaatttgattttaaaaataaataaataaagttgcttaaaattaattaatttttctaaaaaaatattaacaTTTTTATTTAAAACAACTCATAATTCATACGTTGACATAAAATCGTTTCAAGAATATGATAAAATAACTTGACATAAATTAGCCAAAAAAAGATCACGCAAGAAATAATCTGAACCCACCTGGCTTTCTGCCACCTCTGGCTACACTAGCTAGACAAAGGAAGATTATATTCTTTTTAAGAAAGGGTTATCAGTAAAAGCACACAATTAATTTTAATGGTGATTTGAAATGACAAACACTTTAGCGCATTGCATTTTTTACTTGCCTGTCTTCATTATCCATAGATCCGAACTCCAAGAAAAGTACTTCTAATCAAATGCAATTCTTTGGCAACATCCCTCATACTCATTCTATCTTTGGGTGATTCTGCTGAACAGGCTACTCCAATTTTGAATACCGAAATCAAGCAGTCTTTCTCTTTACTAATACTTGTTAGGCTCAGGTTCCTATTATTGCTGGACTCTGCTTCTGCTTGTATTTCTGTCTGCTCATCTATTTCAATATTTGTTGTTTGTGTTTCTTCCATTCCTCTTGAGAGAAGGGTTGGATCTGTGATTTGTGCATGCCTTTTTGGCAGTGCATCCTTCACAAAGTTGTAAAGAGTTAAACGATCTTCAAATATTTTATCTGTTGGCTTTTTTCCTGAGAACATCTCCAATACAAGGATCCCATAACTATACACGTCTCCCTCTTCTGATGCAGTGCTACCCATTCCATATTCTGCAATTTATAGAATATATTCAGTTAATATATGAAGCATTGAAGCTGGACAATGGACATCAATGTTCGGTCACTTAAAGGACTATCAATTGGTAAGCAAACAAAGTAAAAtagaataactaaataattgaagaGCACGTATGGATTTAACTGATTTGACTCGTAGCAAATTTGATTACAGTTGACATTAATGCGTGAACTAGATTAGATGTTACCTGGAGGCGCATAGCCAACTGTCCTCCTTATTCTAATTGAGTTGGTTTGAGTTTGAGATGCATCATTGGTCCTCAAGAAGAGTCTAGCCAAGCCGAAATCGCTTAAATGTGCAACCATGTCATCATCGAGAAGAACATTGCTGGGCCTTAAGTCACAATGAATGACTGGAATTTCACAAAGGTCATGAATGTAATGCAATGCAGTTGCCACATCAATTGCAATATCTGTCTTTGAAGAAAATCCAAATTTCTTGACCGATTATCGCTGCGGTTATCATGATGCAACCAATTCTCCAGGCTTCCATTACCCATGAATTCATAAACTAGAGCTTTGAATTCATTATCTTTGTAATCAATGCTAGGGCAATATGTAAGCAGCTTAACAAGATTTCGATGCCTCGTTGTCCTTAACACCTTGCACTCAGCCATGAAGCTTTTTGAAGCACCCTTTGTTCCAAGTTTGAGGACCTTAATAGCTATCAGTCTTTCCATTTGATTGAGAAATCCTTTATACACTGAACCAAAGCTACCAGATCCAATTAAGTTGTCGACAGAGAATCCACTTGTTGCATCATAAAGATCCCTGTAAGATACCTTTACAAGGCAATCCATTTCTCTAGGTGCAGCAGACGAGCTCCTTTTTGATATTCTCCTTCGATACACAAGCACAGAGGAGAACATCAATAAGACACAGAGAATCACGCAAGGAATTACGATTGCTAACTTAATAGCAATGGACTTTCCTTTCTTCAATACTCTGGTAGGGCATTTTTGTTGATGGAGTTTTGGCACACCTCCACAAAGCTTGTCATTACCCATAAATGAAATGGCTGTTACATTTCTGAAAACTCCTTCGGTTGGAATCTCACCCACAAgatcattaaaaaatatttaaatgcaACAGATACTGTAGACTTTGCAAATCTTTTGGAATTTCTCCAATGAGCTTGTTCTGTGAAAGATTTAATACTTGGAGACCGTTCAAGAAAGCCAAAGATGAGGGAATGATTCCTTGGAAAGAATTTCCTTGCATATAAAGATATTCCAAACTTGAACAAGCCCCAATGTTTCCAGGAATTTCTCTAAAAAGCATGTTTACTGAGACATCCCGGGTATTTATATTTGTTAGCTTTCCCACATCTACTGGCAAGTCGCCGGTTAATGAATCCTGTGTTATGTTTAAGTATCGAGATAGGGAAGGAAGATGGAAAACCTCCTTGGGTATAGATCCATTGAGGTGATTTCTTGAAATATCCAAATACTGCAAACTATGACAATTTCCTATGCTTATAGGAATATCTCCTTCTAGATTGTTTCGTGGGATGGAAATTAGAGATAATTGAGTGAGATTGCCTACAGAGGATGGAATTTGACCTGAGAATCTATTTTCTCCCAAATGCAGTTCTTGAAGTTTTCTTAATTTTCCCACAGAAAAAGGAATGACTCCGATGAAAAGATTTTGATCTATGGACAATGAAATTAAGTTGATGAGTTTCTCTAATGCCTGAGGAAATAATTCCCGTGATTTGATTTCTTGTAAAAGATAGCAGAGTAAGTTGAATTGATAGATTGGCTACAGAGCTGGACAAAATACCtccaaaattgtttgaatataaaGATAGAATTTTTAAATTGCTACAGTTTTTCAAAAATGTTAAAAAAGCCAAATCACTTGTGGAATTGTATCCTAGATTATTCTCTTCATGATTTAGCCACCAAAGACTTCTTAAATTTCCCAAACAATTCGGGACTTGTCCCACAAAGTTGTTTTCTCCAAGACTGAGTATCTCTATTTGAGAAGCATTGCAAATTGAATTTGGAATTGACCCAGAAAACATATTACTTCCAATAGTAACCCGCTGGAGATGTGGGAGAGTAATTCCGATGTTGTTTGGTAGGCTACCACGAAACTTGTTTTGCACAGTTGAGAtcgttttaagagatgaaatattaaaaagggataaagggACAATACCAGATAGTTTATTGTCTGCAAAACTAAAAAATGTTAGGCTTGTAAACTGGCCCAATTCATCTGGAATATTTCCCTCCAACTCCATCCTTCCTGCAGCAAGGATAATAAGCAATGAAAGATTGCCAAGGGAAGGTGGAATTTTTCCGTTCAGGTTGTTTGCACTAATTTGAAGCTGTTCAAGCATTTCCAAGG contains:
- the LOC131180760 gene encoding protein FAR1-RELATED SEQUENCE 5-like isoform X2, with amino-acid sequence MDTRMDDADGRLEISRGGEPSLHEIDMNQEPYEGMLFESEETAKAFYDDYARQVGFSTRVLSSRKSERDGSLISRGIGCRGGSDGRRRGKSHMQDKQQEGCKAKQQEGCKAMILLKREKPGRWIVRKFLGAHNHPLVDQLPKSRQKLNKYRT
- the LOC131180760 gene encoding protein FAR1-RELATED SEQUENCE 5-like isoform X1, with amino-acid sequence MDTRMDDADGRLEISRGGEPSLHEIDMNQEPYEGMLFESEETAKAFYDDYARQVGFSTRVLSSRKSERDGSLISRGIGCRGGSDGRRRGKSHMQDKQQEGCKAKQQEGCKAMILLKREKPGRWIVRKFLGAHNHPLVDQLPKSRQKLDEKDKKIQELTTELRIKKRLSTAYREQLLTFMKDVEDHNVHLSTKVQLIFDNLKKLEAERQELLQPK